Genomic window (Cyprinus carpio isolate SPL01 chromosome B7, ASM1834038v1, whole genome shotgun sequence):
TAATTAAAGCacgcatttagacaggctcgtataaccccacttcttaagaaacccacccttaacccatctcttttagagaactacagaccggtaGAGAACGGTTTCACTTCTTCCATTCACTGCAAAACGCTTGAACTCTGCCTTTCtaacacagaacaacctcctggacagcaaccagtctggtttcagaagtggacattcaactgagacggCCTTGCTCTCAGTTATTGAAGTCCGAAGACTGGCAAGAgaggattccaaatcttcaatacttatcttgcttgatctgtccgctgcttttgacacggttaaccaccagatcctcctgtcaaccctatggCAAAGGGTATCTCAGGAACCGCacgccagtggtttgagtcttacctctcatataggtccttcaaggtatcttggaggggtaaggtgtccaagttgcaacatctagctactggggtgcctcagggctcagttcttggaccacttctcttctctgtctacatggcatcattaggttctgtcattcagaaacatggcttttcatatcactgctatgctgatgacactcaaatctACCTCTCAATCCATCCTAAAGAAATCGACGATAGCTGTTCagatctcagcttgtctaacagacatttattgctggatgaaggaccatcaccttcatctcaaccttgccaagacaaaACTGCTTGTGGTTACAGAAAACCCATcacttcatcacaatttcaccatccagcaactccttcaaaaacagccagaaaccttggagatatgattgatgatcagctgactttctcagaccacattgctaaaactgtcctgGCCTGCatattttgctttattcaacTTCAACAAGATcgggccctttctttcggaacatgcttcacaacttcttgttcaagctcttgttctgtccaggctggactattgcaatgccctcttggcaggtcttccagccagttctatcaaacctctacaattaatccaaaactgcaagattaatctttaatgagccgaaaagaacaCACGTCAAatctctgttcatcaatttgcactggctatcaatagctgctcgcataaaattcaaggcattaatgtttgcatacaaaaccaccacaggctctgcacccctttaccttaattcattacttcagacttctgtgccctctagaagcctgtgttctgcaagtgaatgacacattattgtgccatcccaaagaagcacaaaatcactttcacagactttttcattaactgttccctcctggtggggggatatattatatcatatattatatgtgtgtgtgtgtgtgtatatatatatatatatatatatatatatatatatatatagatatatatatatatatatatatatatgtatatatacacctacatacaccacacacacacacacacacacacacacacaatgtacatATAGAACACAATACTTAGTTTTGACACAATaggaatgcaaaaataatatttgttgtagttttggaTGTATCATGTTTTAGTTATTGACATGGCATTACATGACACTAGCTGACATTCACATTTGCCCACAGGTCCTCTGGAGTATGTGGAATGGCAACCTCTATCGCAATCCTAGACTGTGACCTGCTGCTGCATGGCCGGGGGCACAAAACACTTGATCGATTTGATATCGAGACAGTGACGGATGAATTTCTGCTGACAACATTCGGCTTCCCACGTGAGTTCATTTATTATCTAGTGGAACTGCTAAAGGACAGCTTGTTGAGACGGACACAGAGGTCACGAGCCATCAGCCCAGATGTTCAGATACTCGCAGCCCTGGGATTCTACACAACCGGGTCCTTCCAGAGCAAGATGGGAGATGCGATCGGCATCAGCCAGGCCTCCATGAGCCGTTGTGTTTCTAACGTCACTAAAGCTCTGATTGAGAAAGCACCAGAGGTTATTGGCTTCTCTAGGGATGAGGCCACCAGGGAGCAGTCTAAAGAGGAGTTTTACCGAATAGCAGGAATTCCTAATGTCTTGGGAGTAGTGGATTGTGCGCATATAGCCATTAAAGCTCCCAATGCAGATGACTCTTCCTATGTAAATAAAAAAGGATTTCACTCAATCAATTGCCAATTAGTATGCGATGCCAGAGGGCTGCTGCTGAGTGCTGAGACACATTGGCCAGGTAGTCTGACAGATAGAGCTGTCTTTAAGCAATCCAGTGTGGCAAAGCTGTTTGAAGAGCAAGACAATGAAGAAGGTTGGCTTTTAGGTGAGACACATAGTTTGGTTGCCGTAGTGACTTTTCTTAACATTGCCAAAGAATCCTGTGAAAATTTCAGTATGTTTTCTGTCTTTCGCCTCCAGGTGACAATCGTTACCCTCTAAAAAAGTGGCTGATGACTCCAGTGCAGAATCCGGAGTCCCCTGCTGACTACCGCTATAACCTGGCCCACACAACGACGCATGAGATTGTGGACCGCACATTCAGAGCCATTCAGACACGTTTCCAGTGCCTGGATGGGGCAAAAGGTTACCTGCAGTATTCCCCAGAGAAATGCTCACATATCATCCAGGCCTGCTGTGTGCTACATAACATTTCTCTGCAGTCTGGCCTTGATGCCTGGACTTTTGAGAGGACTGAGGCCACAGACCAATCAGGGGATGATATTGATCCCACTGACACAGTCGACCCAGAGGCTCTCAGAGTTCGACAGGAACTCATCCAAAATCATTTCAGCTAAGATGGAATATggaattcaaatttttttaaagatatgcaTGCTATTGTCTTCCTGTATGCTAACATTTTGTTAAGGAATAttccaccccccaaaaaataaattaaataaaaaataatttaataatttactccACTCAGCCTCAGGTTGTACCAAACTCACAAGACaatatttcttctgtggaaaatgaaatatcatattttgaagaatattttggTCACCACCAGTTTCATCGTAAAGCAagtaagtaaatgaataaattaaaactatgaggttatcctcaaaatatcttcttaatgttccacagaaaaagaaagtcaaagtTTTAGAATGACTAAGTGAATGATGATggaattttttgggtgaattatccctttatgAATGTGATGTTTGATACTCTTTATTGGACCTGTGAACATAAAAAGTGCAaagctgtagttttttttttaaattagtatttacAAGACTTTAGGAATGAGATATGAAAATGGACAGGGTCTTTTATTTCAAGttactgtcattttaatttcattgtttgttttttttatactgtatttattttacttaaaaccaAGATAGACCTGTAcaaattatttaatcaataaataacaCCTCAACAGTAGTTGTGTCTGTTTAGCTATATCTCCGTGTGTTATTTGTTTCAAAAGTTGAAGTCGACAGGAACAACTGACTTTCCAAACAAGGCAAACCTCTTGCTATTTATGAACTTCTTTCacattgttaattttgtttagttCATATCATCAGTAACCTCTCCTACTAGGAGTTTCTTTCTCACAGGTCTCCACTGATGCTCTGTACTGTGAGTACAAGATAGGCCTATATCAGggcaaaaatataaaactttaattttagctCGGGTTAATTAATGGTTTTGTTTGCGGAAAGAGCGAGTGGCCTGTCTCTGCTGCTCCGGAGGCTCGACTGTCAAAACGCGATAAATCAGCTGGTTGTTTAATGAGTCTCGCAGTCGAGCCTGGTTAAGAATGTGTGGAATAAGAAGAGAGACCACGCTGAACAATGACGTGATGtccgcagtgtgtgtgtgtgtgtgcgcgcgcgcgcgctaTTTCTAATGTCATTACTTAAAAGCAGACAGACGGAGAGCGCAGAAGCAGCAGAGTTTGCAGCATATGAACTCCACAAGAGTCTCCACTGGAACACAATGATATACAGTCAAGCACTGTTCGCACTTTTAACAACTTTGGGAAGCAAAGTAAGTATTTCTgggaaactttgtttcattttttaacacAGAGTTGCATCTCTGCTCTGCCGCATTTATCTATCATCTTTATCGTAGCGGAAGTGCAGTCAAGCTTAACCCGAGAAAAAGTACCTGTTACAAACAGTAGCTGCAGTCTTTTATTTGGCCTACCTCTAAGAGTGTTATTATTATATTCCGATATAATATTATCCAAAGTGATCATGTCAGAATCTGTTCGGAAGATGTTGAGGGCGAAGCTCGTGGTGCTGGGAAGAGATAACTGTGGGAAGACAGGTAACGCTGCTGTGTTTTTGGGAAGTTTAATGACTATTGGTTAGTCTCAATGACTCTAACttatctgtttttctcttttgaaCTCCAGCTCTGTGTGTCAGATTCATCACCAGACGTTTCATTGGAGAGTATGAACATAAAAGGGGTAAcacaaatgaaatacaaactcACTGATGCTGTAAAGATGTTTTCATGCTAAATATTTGTGCAAATGCATTGTATTCAAGTAATCTGCATCATATGACATGCCATATACTTTTTGTGTCTCTTAGAGGTCACCTACAGATGTCAGAAAATTGTGGACAAGGAGGGGATTGAGCTGGAGATTTTAGACACTGTTAATAAGGTACAGAGTGCCTAGATCTTAGGCTGATGATAAacggcaactttttgagcaatatTGCCGGGAAGTTTTGGGAAATATTGCTGTCaacaggcaaccaggtgagacacggGGCCCACAACCGATCTAaaatatccagatagaaatttgttacccattctcaatgggaaggtgcccaagcaacattgctcaaaaaagttgccctgtgtatctcTTTGTCGCTGTGCATCTGCCGCCGTGCTGTTTTACAGTCATATTTTTTCACAGACTCAAAGAAAGACAGAAGGATGATCTTGCCTTGTCATACAGCTGATGAGACACAGGACTCTCCGAACCATTCCATTCCTTTCATGTCTGCTGTGCTGAATCTCAGGCTGGTGGAGCGGCTTTAACAGCCCGCCTGCCATTGATCATGATACACAGTAAAGCAGCACTTGTTAACTCACAGGATTAGGCTGAAGCTTTACCATCTGTGTGTGAATGCAGTAGACTAGCAGTTCTGAAGTTTTGGATGACTTTGATACACCCAGTGTAGGTTTTAGAGCTTGTACTAATGCGCTGATGAtataaatcaggtgtgttaaaaggatagctcacccaaaaataaaaattctttcattatcatgactttctttcctctgcagAGCACAAAAGAATTTCTGTCAGCACATTGAAACATTGTATGGCTATTTTTgtctatacagtgaaagtcagtggggtttcatttttggggaaactatgcttttaaataatggagacattcaaaatgtgcagtgctgcgACTCGAGGACCATGATTAAGAACGACTGCATTTTAGAGGCAGGAGGTTTTGGTTGTGTGGATTTCATTTACATCCCTTGTCCTCCAGAATTGCCTTAAGAATCACATCTTTGAAAGTCCAGATGTGCATCACCTCTATCCTTACAGATCTGTTTGTTTTTAGGAATGTGTAGGTCCTGCGGCGTCCTCTCTGGAGAGTTCCATTAAATGGGGTGATGGGTTTCTCATTATGTACTCTGTGACGGATCGCAGCAGTTTTGAGGCTGTGTCGCGCCTGAAGAGACTGATTGACCACGTTAAACAAACGCTTGGTAAGGCTAAGACTCGATCAGACTGTTCTGCTATTAGTGCTACTGCGAGTAGTCATGTTTATGTATATGGCCCCTCTAACTAACGAATAGCACTGTTATCCATCAGTGTGACTCAGCCTGCCTTAATTGGTCTCAGTTCAGAGATTTCACCTCAGGCATGAACTCTTAATATAGAACAATGCAGCCTGTGAGTGTAAGTTTGAAAATGACAGATAGATATGTggaaagagataaagagagagagtatCACAACACTGCAGTCTTTTATTATGCCATCCATCTCCAGGTACTGTCATTTTAATGGCAGTCTGTTCTTCTTCAGATCCACAGCATCCATTAcatcattctgtgtgtgtgtgtgtgtgtgtgtgtgtgtgtgtgtcttccagGTATTCCAGCAGTCATCGTTGCCAACAAATGTGACATGGAGAACGGCCGTGTGGTGAGGACAGATGAGGGACAGGCTTTAGCCTCAGACCTGAGGTCAGTATGCTTTGCTCTTACTAATAACTGCACAGTTATAAGtgatagtatgaaataaatacaaatatagctTCATTTAACAGAAGTGTTTAACGCTAGAATGCATAAATGGGGGCCAAATTCACCCAGTAGGGTGTGgcttttgaaatattgtttttccaataaaattatttaattctttgAATTACAGGGCCTAAAACTAACATTTCGCCACACCTACCTTTACTGACCATGAAACTGTATGACCATTATTTCATTAATACACAGGCAGAACAAATTGGctgaaatatttaattgcaattttcatatttttgttatgaatatttaatagaaatgtattattattaacaatattcattattgttattatgtaatcgaattataaaaattaagcaaatcaaTAAACATCACTGTAATACTGTTGAActgtaaagtatttaataataatgataacatgggtttaaaaaataaaataaaattgtatcgCTACCCCAAGTCAAAAAGGGGGTAGAATGACCTGAATGCATTtcaaatggtgttttttttttaaatatattttctgtcagtaataatatttatcatattctTATAAttgttatcatatttattatttataatatacacatacagtggtggccaaaattatcaGAACGCTAGTATTTTCGCCAGGTAAAatatggttttaagtcagttatttctatcttttgctgtagtgagcgagtaggaaatatcagtttacatttccaaacattcattttgcctttaattgtaattatgcactgagacagactcaatccagaagaactgtggcaatgtctccaagatgcttcaagaaacctatcttcaaagctacctgaaaaactatgtgcaagtgcacCGAGGACTAATActgctttaaacgcaaaggatggtcacaccgaatgttgatttaatttagttaatagaagttaattaataaagaaaatatatttatgacattatttttgacagcatttttacacaagtgcctaactTTTAatagtactgtagctttgcacgTAGGtttcttggagacattgccacagttcttctggattgagtctgtctcagtttgttctgtttcttcatgtgattccagacagactggatgatgatgagatcagatctctgtgtgaagCACTGGCTTAGAGCACTTCGCGGGACTGTTTTCTTCATCCCGCTCCCGCCCGCGCCCGccgaatttctgaccattaccgcCCGCGCTCCCGCAACGTATGTGTTACACTCCCGCCCGCTCCCGCAATATGTATGTCCACTCCCGCCCGCACCCGCAAAATTCTGAGAATTTATTCCCGCACAATAATAGAGATGCATTGATTTTGTGTCTTCTCCCGTCCcgcaggaaaaacaaaaacaaaaaaaaacacgtattTGTATTGATATTATTAAAGAGATTCATGGGGTTGTTTGTTTCGTTTCCCTGGCctgcatgtacaaaaaaaaaacacaatacattcaaatataatttcgtttttatcaaaaactttgcacataaaaatagactgctttgcaaaaaaaaaaaatatatatatatatacataaactagGCTACatgaaaaacagcagttttacaaTTATTAGCCAAATGTCGCAGGTATTCtgtttgaaaaatacaaataagaataaaaacattcaaacttaGGCAGCCTGCTCAATAAAACTGGCATCATCACGCCTCTTGACCTAATTAACAAATGGCAACGAGGGGCTGTgctcaaaaaaacaacactaataaataacataaaataaacaacgtTAACGAATGAATTTAACAAATGAATCACTTTGCAATATTGCTGTGGAGGAAGAGAATGTTGCTGATCGACTGCGGTCCCAATCCCGTGCGTTTCTCTTCCAAGATGCGCCCACAGACACTAAAGGCCCGCTCTGAAGGCGCACTGGATGCGGGGATAATGAAACGTGCCAGCTTTGATAGCGCTGGGAAGCGCTCTTTGTTGAACGTGTGGTTCCTGTTGAAACTGTAGTCTCACATAATTTAGGGAGCTGTCAGCTAAGGTGTTTTCCATGTGTGA
Coding sequences:
- the LOC109093426 gene encoding putative nuclease HARBI1 — its product is MATSIAILDCDLLLHGRGHKTLDRFDIETVTDEFLLTTFGFPREFIYYLVELLKDSLLRRTQRSRAISPDVQILAALGFYTTGSFQSKMGDAIGISQASMSRCVSNVTKALIEKAPEVIGFSRDEATREQSKEEFYRIAGIPNVLGVVDCAHIAIKAPNADDSSYVNKKGFHSINCQLVCDARGLLLSAETHWPGSLTDRAVFKQSSVAKLFEEQDNEEGWLLGDNRYPLKKWLMTPVQNPESPADYRYNLAHTTTHEIVDRTFRAIQTRFQCLDGAKGYLQYSPEKCSHIIQACCVLHNISLQSGLDAWTFERTEATDQSGDDIDPTDTVDPEALRVRQELIQNHFS
- the zgc:110699 gene encoding ras-related and estrogen-regulated growth inhibitor isoform X2; this encodes MIMSESVRKMLRAKLVVLGRDNCGKTALCVRFITRRFIGEYEHKREVTYRCQKIVDKEGIELEILDTVNKECVGPAASSLESSIKWGDGFLIMYSVTDRSSFEAVSRLKRLIDHVKQTLGIPAVIVANKCDMENGRVVRTDEGQALASDLSQGLTAGVGVVSLSCLWQRTLQQWRPRAGSWCVKCVRSFSATCWLWTSAHGCCR
- the zgc:110699 gene encoding ras-related and estrogen-regulated growth inhibitor isoform X1, coding for MIMSESVRKMLRAKLVVLGRDNCGKTALCVRFITRRFIGEYEHKREVTYRCQKIVDKEGIELEILDTVNKECVGPAASSLESSIKWGDGFLIMYSVTDRSSFEAVSRLKRLIDHVKQTLGIPAVIVANKCDMENGRVVRTDEGQALASDLRCSFFELSVAEDASAVEAACGQLVREVRQEFQRHLLAMDKRSRMLQMRHALKNKLTRSKTMQW